tttttttttcctatacaCAAacgttaaaaataaataaactgtaCACAGAAAATTTCCTTTAACATCTCTACACCACTATATGTATTCCCACACAAAAAAACAATTCCACTCTTTCATAGATTTgtacttttctttaaaatttccttcttAATTAATTGTTatacacttttttaaaaaaacactagAGAGCTTGGCAAATTAGTTCAAACATCAGTGACAAGGTCtgaagaagataaaaaaaatacagcacagaGAAACAACCGTTCAGGGATGCTGCggttcttgtttttctttttttacaccCTCCgccccttttctccttttgatAAAGACATCTTTACAAGAAATTTCTGCCCTTCCCTTCGGCAGGGAAGTGCTTGGGTTCTGTGGGGATGGGTTTAAAATGTGGTCCTatgtctttaaaataataataataacaataataattataataataataaaaaaacagcTGCGatttccccccccttttcctttaaaatctcTCTATTTACACGGctggtaggttttttttccttttttttaagttttttttttttaattttccttttgttagAAGGCTATATACGTATAAAAATAGACATCTGATTGTAGTGCTTTACTGTGCCTTTGGCCTGCCCTGCAGTTCCTGGGTTCGCTTTCCCccattttgaataaaataatattaaaagaagtccaagtgaaaaaaaaattaacaacaaaaaataaaaaaaaaaccaaagaacaaccccccccaaattaacaaaaaataacaataataaaaaataaaaagaaaacaaaccaaaacaaaaaaaaaaccaacaaaacaaaactccaaaGCGGTTCATCTTCTCCCACTTCGCTCTGGcgggtggggaaaaaaaccacctcccaaaaaaaaactatcccaaaaaaacccacccgaAAAACCTCCCCCCCTAAAGTGATCCGGAGGAGGAGGGCGGCAGTGCAAGGGGCCGGGGCGGCTTAGCAGGAGCACTTGCACTCGGAGATGAGCGGGTACTGCACGGGGATCCAGGTGCAGTACTTCTGACTGGACCAGCCCTGGCAATGCCAGCGCAGGAAGGTCTTGGTGACCGACTTGACGGGCTTGCAGAACATGCCCTCGGGCAGCGAGCAGGACTTCTCGGCCAGGCAGTTTCCCTCCTTGATGTAGCGCGGCCAGAAgcgcacccccaggtccttccagGCGTAGAAGACGGGGCAGTGGGTGTGCGcccacagccactgcagcacCTTCCGCCGCGCCTTCTTGCCCAGCCGCAGGCGCGGGCCCCGGGGCGGCCCCAGCTCCagccgccgcagctcggccggcagcgccgcccgcccccgccccgccgccgccgcggcgcccGAGGCGTTGGCCGGCCCCGGCACAGCCACGGCCATGAAGCCGGGGTCGAAATGGCTGCCCAGCTTCTTCCTCAGCGTCCTCTCGtccaggtcctgctccttgGGGTCGTACTCGGGGTCCGGGTGCTCCACGATGTCCTTGACGGGCAGGTTGTCGCTGGGCGAGGGTCGCAGGCGCAGGAAGGGCTGCCCGCCCGCCGGCAGccccaggcagaggcagagcagcagcgcCCGGATCGCCGTCATGCTCCGGGCGGGCCCCGGCGCTGCTCCCGGCGGCCTCGGCTCCTAGCGCTGCCCGGCGGCGCCCGCCGGCTCCCGGGGGCTCATAAATAGGCAGAGACACCAGTGTCCGGCGGGGCCCGTTACTTTAAATAGCCCGGCCGGGGTTGTGTGACAGCCGCATCTGAGGCTCGCCCCGCGCCCGCGGCCGCTGGCTCCCGGGGCTCCCCGCCGGGCCGGCTCCAGCCGCGGTCGGCAGCGCCGGGGGGTCCGAGCCTCCCCCGcgggggagggcagggcacGGCGGCGGCcgagccttcctcctcctcctcctctgccgccgccgccgctctcG
This genomic window from Molothrus aeneus isolate 106 chromosome 16, BPBGC_Maene_1.0, whole genome shotgun sequence contains:
- the LOC136563461 gene encoding noggin-2-like, translated to MTAIRALLLCLCLGLPAGGQPFLRLRPSPSDNLPVKDIVEHPDPEYDPKEQDLDERTLRKKLGSHFDPGFMAVAVPGPANASGAAAAAGRGRAALPAELRRLELGPPRGPRLRLGKKARRKVLQWLWAHTHCPVFYAWKDLGVRFWPRYIKEGNCLAEKSCSLPEGMFCKPVKSVTKTFLRWHCQGWSSQKYCTWIPVQYPLISECKCSC